From Methylobacterium radiodurans, a single genomic window includes:
- a CDS encoding TIGR03862 family flavoprotein, whose amino-acid sequence MPLETQNQDLAVVGGGPAGLAAAERLAEAGHTVTVYERMPSVARRLLIAGRGGLNLTHSEALPDFLARYHPAGSLEPAIRAFPPEALRAWCEGLGQPTFVGSSGRVFPRAFKASPLLRAWLGRLDGLGVRIRTRHRLAAIDGRTLVLDAPDGPLRHAPRAALLALGGASWPRLGSDGSWVGLVEGLGVPVAPLRPANVGFRVAWSEVFRARFAGEPVKRVALSAGGRQVRGEMVVTRTGLEGGAVYALGRVLREAAEAEGSAVLTLDLRPDLPEADLATRLARARPGESTASRLRKAAGLAPVAAGLLRESLGGPLPAEPRALAARIKAARLTLDGPEAIARAISTAGGLRGVDARFMLPERPGLFAAGEMLDWEAPTGGYLLQGAFASGRAAAAGMLAWLRDLPAERGDAA is encoded by the coding sequence CGCATGCCGTCCGTGGCGCGCCGCCTGCTGATCGCGGGCCGGGGCGGGCTCAATCTTACCCACAGCGAGGCGCTGCCGGACTTCCTCGCCCGCTACCACCCGGCCGGCAGCCTGGAGCCCGCCATCCGGGCCTTCCCGCCCGAGGCGCTGCGCGCCTGGTGCGAGGGGCTCGGGCAGCCGACCTTCGTCGGGTCGAGCGGGCGCGTCTTCCCGCGCGCCTTCAAGGCCTCGCCGCTGCTGCGGGCCTGGCTCGGGCGGCTCGACGGGCTCGGTGTCCGCATCCGCACCCGGCACAGGCTTGCGGCGATCGACGGCCGGACGCTCGTCCTCGACGCGCCGGACGGTCCGCTTCGCCACGCGCCCAGGGCAGCGCTCCTGGCGCTCGGCGGCGCGAGCTGGCCGCGGCTCGGCTCGGACGGCTCCTGGGTCGGGCTCGTCGAAGGGCTCGGCGTCCCGGTCGCGCCGCTGCGGCCGGCCAATGTCGGCTTCCGGGTGGCGTGGTCCGAGGTGTTCCGGGCGCGCTTCGCGGGCGAGCCGGTGAAGCGCGTGGCACTCAGCGCCGGCGGGCGGCAGGTGCGCGGCGAGATGGTGGTGACGCGCACCGGCCTCGAAGGCGGCGCGGTCTACGCGCTCGGGCGCGTCCTGCGGGAGGCGGCGGAGGCGGAAGGGTCGGCCGTCCTGACCCTCGACCTGCGGCCGGACCTCCCGGAGGCGGATCTGGCAACGCGCCTCGCGCGAGCCCGGCCCGGCGAATCCACGGCGAGCCGCCTGCGCAAGGCGGCCGGGCTCGCGCCCGTCGCGGCGGGGCTGCTGCGCGAGTCTCTCGGCGGCCCGCTGCCCGCCGAGCCGCGCGCCCTCGCCGCCCGGATCAAGGCCGCGCGCCTCACCCTCGACGGGCCGGAGGCGATCGCGCGCGCGATCTCGACCGCGGGCGGCCTGCGGGGCGTCGACGCGCGCTTCATGCTGCCGGAGCGGCCCGGCCTGTTCGCGGCGGGCGAGATGCTCGATTGGGAGGCGCCTACCGGCGGCTACCTGCTGCAGGGCGCCTTCGCCTCCGGCCGGGCGGCGGCGGCTGGCATGCTCGCATGGCTCCGGGACCTTCCGGCGGAGCGAGGAGACGCGGCATGA